The Arabidopsis thaliana chromosome 5, partial sequence genomic interval CGTTCTTTAAATGGGTTAAATTTGATTTGGGGAAGAGGCCTAATGTTGGTAACTACTGTTTGTTGCTTCACATTCTTGTGTCTTCTAAGAAGTTTCCTTTAGCTATGCAGTTTCTCTGTGAATTGATTGAATTGACatctaagaaagaagaagtggaTGTGTTCAGAGTTTTGGTTTCTGCTACTGATGAATGTAATTGGGATCCTGTTGTTTTTGATATGCTTGTGAAAGGTTATCTGAAATTGGGTTTGGTAGAAgaagggtttagggtttttagagAGGTGCTTGATTCCGGTTTTAGTGTTAGTGTTGTTACTTGTAATCATCTACTGAATGGGTTGTTGAAGTTGGATTTGATGGAGGATTGTTGGCAAGTGTATAGTGTGATGTGTAGAGTTGGAATCCATCCCAATACGTATACGTTCAACATTCTTACTAATGTGTTCTGCAACGATTCAAATTTTCGTGAAGTTGATGACTTTTtggagaagatggaagaagaaggttttgaGCCTGATTTGGTTACTTATAATACGTTAGTGAGTAGTTATTGTAGAAGAGGAAGGTTGAAAGAAGCGTTTTATCTGTATAAGATCATGTATAGGCGTCGTGTTGTGCCTGATTTAGTTACTTATACATCGCTTATCAAAGGTCTTTGTAAAGACGGGAGAGTTAGAGAAGCTCATCAGACTTTTCACAGGATGGTAGACAGAGGAATTAAGCCTGATTGCATGTCTTACAATACTCTTATTTATGCTTATTGCAAAGAAGGAATGATGCAACAATCGAAGAAGCTGTTACATGAAATGCTTGGGAATAGCGTTGTTCCCGACAGGTTTACTTGTAAGGTTATAGTTGAAGGATTTGTGAGAGAAGGACGGTTACTTTCTGCTGTTAATTTTGTTGTCGAGCTTAGAAGGTTAAAGGTTGATATCCCATTTGAAGTTTGCGACTTTCTGATAGTAAGTTTATGCCAGGAAGGTAAACCATTTGCAGCAAAGCATCTATTAGATCGAATTATCGAAGAGGAAGGTCACGAGGCTAAACCAGAGACTTACAATAACTTAATTGAGTCTTTGTCCCGTTGTGATGCTATAGAGGAGGCATTGGTTCTAAAAGGCAAACTCAAAAACCAGAATCAAGTACTTGATGCCAAGACATACCGAGCTCTTATAGGCTGCTTGTGTAGGATTGGTAGGAACCGTGAAGCCGAGTCTTTGATGGCAGAAATGTTTGATTCTGAAGTGAAACCGGATTCATTTATATGCGGGGCTTTGGTTTATGGATACTGCAAGGAATTGGATTTCGATAAAGCTGAGAGACTATTGAGTTTGTTTGCTATGGAGTTTAGAATCTTTGACCCAGAGAGTTACAATTCGCTTGTTAAGGCTGTTTGTGAAACGGGATGTGGATATAAGAAAGCGTTAGAGCTTCAAGAAAGAATGCAAAGACTCGGGTTTGTTCCAAACAGGTTAACTTGTAAGTACTTGATCCAAGTGTTGGAACAGCCTTCTTTGCCCAATCATCTGCCTGAGAATTGAAGCAACGCTTGATGCGATGAAATTTGTATTCCTTAATCTTGGCCAGATGCGTAActtaaagaaaatacaaacttaGAGGATGAGTACTGCGGATCGTTTTAAGTGGTGGTGAAGTCTGTAGGATCTCGCACAAAGGGTCCAGTACTTGCTTAGCATCCTGGAGGAAAATGTTGTCCTTATAATTCAGTGCCAAGAGCATTTGCCTCAGCTTTTGCTGCTTTGTTTGCTGTTGAAAGCTTAcctcgactccaaaacacaaGTCTTCTCTGTTGATCAAACAAGAGCCAAGCAATGCCGATCGGTGTGTTCTTATTGATACAGGATGCATCCAGATAACAGGTTTATTGAGTTAGTTGGAACTAAAGGATGCACCTGAAACGGTTGCAGATTGCCACAATTTTGTATTCTGTAGTAATTGTAAGAGTTTGAGAATGATTGTCTATTGGACCCCTTGTCTTGTGTCTTGTGGTTTCGTTCTTTCCATGGATGTGAAGTTAAAGTAAACTTTGTGTAGTTGCAGCAGTTTCTTTGTAACTCTATGAAACTTCTCCAAGCAATTTCTTTGTAACTCTATTACTTTGTGCTCTGAAAAAGTCACTCTTACCAAAAGAGGGTAGAATCGATATTAACCAAAGGACCGTgtctaaaaccaaattaaatgtTACATTGGCAAATAAATACAAGTTCCAGAAAGAGTCTATAAACTAATTGCTAAACCGGGAAAAATTTCTGCTTCTAACTCTTTAGCGTTGAGTTTATAGGCCGACGAATCAGGTTaaaaattctctctttatcaAATTATGAGGTTTGGATCTGTAATTTTGTGAGCTTTTAAGCTTGCACACCAAGTGCTTGCTAAAATGTCCAAGTGAGCTCTTTTAGGAATTCAGTGAATCAAATGAAGTTTTAGGtgacaaaagtcaaaagattttaaatgcCACTGCTTAATGAGATCAATCAGCTCAGCTATTTTATATAGATTGAGATCTTTCATTCGTGAAAATGGATGCAGGTGTATAGGAAGATCATTTTATAGTCATGAGTAGAATCGGGAAACATCCGGCTATCGCTCTGTTGGATTCCGGCATTACGTTTAAAGAAGTCCGGCAAATCCATGCCAAACTCTATGTCGACGGGACACTCAAGGATGACCATCTCGTGGGTCACTTTGTAAAGGCAGTGGCTTTGAGTGACCACAAGTACTTAGATTATGCGAATCAGATTCTTGATAGGTCTGAAAAGCCTACATTGTTTGCTCTCAATTCTATGATTAGAGCACATTGCAAGAGCCCTGTTCCAGaaaaaagctttgatttttatagGAGGATACTCTCTTCGGGAAATGATCTTAAACCGGATAATTACACTGTCAACTTCTTGGTTCAGGCGTGTACGGGGTTAAGGATGCGTGAGACAGGGCTTCAAGTTCATGGTATGACTATCAGACGTGGTTTTGACAATGACCCGCATGTCCAGACTGGGTTGATTTCTTTGTATGCGGAGCTTGGCTGTCTGGATTCTTGTCATAAGGTTTTTAATTCTATTCCGTGCCCGGATTTTGTGTGTCGGACAGCGATGGTCACTGCCTGTGCGAGATGTGGGGATGTCGTTTTTGCGCGGAAGTTGTTTGAGGGGATGCCGGAAAGAGACCCGATTGCCTGGAACGCGATGATCTCTGGCTATGCTCAGGTTGGTGAGTCAAGAGAAGCTCTAAACGTGTTTCACTTGATGCAGTTGGAAGGTGTGAAAGTCAATGGGGTTGCTATGATTTCTGTTTTATCGGCTTGCACTCAATTGGGTGCTTTAGACCAAGGGAGATGGGCTCATTCTTAcatagagagaaacaaaatcaaaatcactgTGAGGCTTGCTACTACGTTGGTCGACTTGTATGCAAAATGTGGTGACATGGAAAAGGCTATGGAAGTTTTCTGGGGtatggaagagaagaatgtGTATACATGGAGTAGCGCCCTGAATGGGTTAGCCATGAATGGGTTCGGGGAGAAATGTCTCGAGCTTTTCTCTCTTATGAAACAAGATGGTGTTACTCCAAACGCTGTCACATTCGTCTCTGTTCTCAGAGGTTGTAGTGTGGTTGGTTTTGTAGATGAAGGGCAAAGACATTTTGATTCGATGAGGAATGAGTTCGGGATAGAACCTCAGCTCGAGCACTATGGCTGCTTGGTTGATTTGTATGCTCGTGCAGGCCGCTTAGAAGACGCAGTAAGTATCATCCAGCAAATGCCCATGAAGCCTCATGCTGCTGTTTGGAGTTCTCTGCTCCACGCATCCAGAATGTACAAGAACCTTGAGCTTGGCGTGCTTGCATCTAAAAAAATGCTCGAGCTAGAGACCGCAAATCACGGAGCTTATGTCCTCTTATCAAACATATATGCAGATTCAAACGATTGGGACAATGTTAGTCACGTTAGACAGTCAATGAAATCTAAAGGAGTCAGAAAGCAACCAGGGTGCAGTGTAATGGAGGTCAATGGAGAAGTCCATGAATTCTTTGTAGGAGACAAATCTCACCCAAAGTATACACAAATCGACGCGGTTTGGAAGGATATCTCGAGAAGGCTGAGACTCGCTGGTTATAAGGCGGACACAACCCCGGTTATGTTCGAtatagatgaagaagagaaagaggatgCATTGTGTTTGCATAGCGAAAAGGCAGCGATTGCATTTGGTATAATGAGTTTGAAAGAAGATGTTCCGATTCGGATCGTGAAGAACCTTCGGGTTTGTGGAGATTGTCATCAGGTTTCTATGATGATCTCCAAGATTTTTAACAGAGAGATCATTGTCAGAGACAGAAACAGGTTCCACCATTTCAAAGATGGTCACTGTTCTTGTAATGGCTTTTGGTGAGAACCTAGCTATGtaaccattttttaatttcaccTAGTTAGTGATTTGACGATTTCAGaggtaaaacatgattatgataagaaatttaaaatgtgatatttattgtttatccaatagtaattttttttttgaagccAGTAATTAATTGGCGTTAATAGTAAAAATGGTAATTACTAATTGGAGAAGGCTTTTAAGTTTGGTTTGAGGAGAGAAAGATAATAACAATGAGAGATGATCAAAGCAAATGTGTATTCATGTTCAAAGTTCAGATTTTTATATCGTCGGAGATTTTTGAGCCAATCTAGTTTTGTTCATAGTTTAGATGCAAATGTTTCATCACTTATAGCTGCTGTAAAGTCTTGTGTCTCCATTGAACTGTGTCGTTTGCTTCATTGTAAAGTAGTGAAGAGTGTGAGTTACCGCCATGGATTTATTGGGGACCAGCTTGTTGGTTGTTACTTGAGATTGGGTCATGATGTTTGTGCAGAGAAgctgttcgatgaaatgcctgaGAGAGATTTAGTCTCTTGGAACTCTTTAATATCTGGGTATTCAGGGAGAGGTTATTTGGGGAAATGTTTTGAGGTGTTGTCTAGGATGATGATATCTGAGGTGGGTTTTAGACCTAATGAAGTTACGTTTTTGTCGATGATCTCGGCTTGTGTTTACGGGGGAAGTAAGGAAGAAGGACGTTGTATTCATGGGTTGGTGATGAAATTTGGTGTACTTGAGGAAGTTAAAGTTGTGAATGCTTTTATCAATTGGTATGGAAAGACTGGAGATTTGACTTCATCCTGCAAATTGTTTGAGGATTTGAGTATAAAGAATTTGGTTTCTTGGAATACGATGATTGTGATTCACTTGCAGAACGGTTTAGCTGAAAAAGGTCTGGCTTACTTTAACATGAGCAGAAGGGTTGGGCACGAGCCTGATCAAGCCACTTTTCTGGCTGTTCTCCGTAGCTGTGAAGACATGGGTGTAGTGAGATTGGCGCAAGGAATTCATGGGCTAATCATGTTTGGTGGGTTCAGTGGAAACAAGTGTATAACGACAGCGTTATTAGACTTGTATTCGAAACTTGGGAGGTTGGAGGATTCGTCTACGGTTTTTCATGAGATTACTTCTCCAGATAGTATGGCGTGGACTGCAATGCTTGCTGCTTATGCCACTCATGGGTTTGGAAGAGATGCAATCAAGCATTTTGAGCTCATGGTTCACTATGGTATTAGTCCTGATCATGTAACCTTCACTCACTTGTTAAATGCTTGTAGTCATTCTGGTCTTGTAGAAGAAGGGAAGCATTATTTCGAAACAATGTCGAAAAGATACAGGATTGACCCGAGGTTAGATCACTATTCATGTATGGTTGATCTACTGGGTCGATCCGGGCTTCTCCAAGATGCTTATGGATTGATCAAAGAAATGCCAATGGAGCCTAGTTCTGGTGTTTGGGGAGCTTTGCTTGGTGCTTGTAGGGTTTACAAAGATACACAACTCGGAACAAAAGCCGCAGAGAGATTGTTCGAATTAGAGCCTCGTGATGGTAGAAACTATGTAATGCTCTCAAACATCTATTCAGCTTCTGGTCTATGGAAAGATGCTTCAAGAATAAGGAATCTGATGAAACAGAAAGGTCTTGTAAGAGCTTCAGGGTGTAGCTACATTGAACATGGTAACAAAATTCATAAGTTTGTTGTTGGAGATTGGTCTCATCCTGAATCAGAGAAGATACAAAAGAAGCTGAAAGAGAttaggaagaagatgaagagtgAAATGGGatataaatcaaaaacagagtttgtATTACATGATGTTGGTGAAGATGTTAAAGAGGAAATGATCAATCAACATAGTGAGAAGATTGCGATGGCGTTTGGGCTTTTGGTGGTTAGTCCAATGGAGCCAATTATCATAAGGAAGAATCTTAGAATTTGTGGGGATTGTCATGAAACAGCAAAAGCAATATCTTTGATCGAGAAAAGGAGAATCATTATTAGAGATTCTAAGAGGTTTCATCATTTCTTAGACGGATCATGCTCTTGTAGCGATTATTGGTAGTATCTCAATTTCTCATCCTCACAAGTGTCAATTTTACTCTTtcaagtgtgtgtgtgtataatatgaaaaaattgCATACACATATAAACCTCCAATAGAACTGTAAAGTTTTGCActgtttcattttctctatatagacaaaaaaaaaactagaaacctAAAGAACTGTGAGTATCAAATAGCTAAACATGTCCACCTAATTTAAATGTTCCCATGATTTATCAACTTATCATATTATTACATTCAAATATTACCACAACACTTGCGATCTTTCATGcttacaaaaacataaaacacataCACGGTTCAACAaaaagccaaacaaaaaaaacacataacatcATATTGAAAATGCAGAAAAAACGACATAATAGTGAAAACACATATCTACCGTTCATACTGAAAACTCATCATGCAGCCGTCGTCCTCCCCTGAGTCTCATGACCCTTAGTGGTAGTGTCATGTGGCTTAGAAATATCATATTGTTTAACATCTTGGGCCTTGTTCTGCACATGCTGGCCCATTTCTTTGCCCTTTTGTCCTGCGTAGCCAACCGCATCAGCCATTCTCCTCTTAGCATACTCCAATTGCTCAGGCACAGTTCTCCTTGTCCCACGAAGATAGTTCATGACCCATGAGATTGAGCTAAGCCCGGTTAGACCGAACATCCCCGAGGCTAAAAAGCCTGTCATTGCAAGCCCGATAGTTAGAGCCGCTGGGACTATAACCGGGCTGAAGAGGAGAAATAGTGGTAAAGCAACCATTAAGCCGATCACCGAACCAGCTAGAAGTAATCCAGCCAAGGCAAGTAGCGAACCGACGACAGGGACTCCAATCAACAGGGACAATaccttttttttaaatgatacaAGTTAACAATCGTTAGAttcaaatcaatatatatgcatgcaaATTTAACCAAAAGGTGTATACATATAATTGTAATGGTTGGGACATTTAGACCGACAttgcaaaaaaacatttctattCAATTAACAACCAGAATAAGACTAACCATATTTTGATcggacacaaaaaaaaaaaaagcctagGAGATCAAAAATTATGTTCGATTAACAATCATAAGCATGAGATCAAGAAAAGGTACAATCACAAAACCATATCAATCTGACCATTTTTGTGATGTTTTGAAGGTCATATTTAACTCgcaataacaaaaagaagatcaagaagaagttttATGCATGTAACCATATAAATCGAACAGTGTCAAAattattcataatttatttgaaCATATATTTCAAGATTCCATGAACATAGACTCCATTGATCCGTAAAGAATCATTTCTTAACTTTGTATGTATAAAGATTAAGagaatgtataaatataaagacaaagacaTTACTTGGGTACTAGATGGGCCACTTTCAGGCATCATGCTCTTGTAACCGCCACCACCGTAACCACGGTCACCTTCATACTGACCTTGACCTCGGCCGCCTTCATAGGGCGACTGAAATTGAAAGTGTCTATCAGTACGGTCGACACGGTGTGTATCCGCCATTGTAAGCTAatgagaaattgtttttacctattttctttgtaataaAACTAGAAAAGTTTGGAGAAGGtttatttaaagaagaagttggAGAGATGAGAAGAGGACACATAAGACGGTGAGATGTTAGAGTAGTAGAGGTGTGGCTTTGCATGATTTCcaagtttcaacttttttcttcttttagtttttattttattttatttcatttcatgagattttaaaagatgtttTCGCTTTCTCCGCTGACACGAATTTAAAgcaagacaaaagaaaactatccTATGCATGTATACTTGAGTCCGAAGTCTAAAAGGATCTCcaatacaaatttgaaaatacatAATTCATCAAAAgagtttcatttttggttatgTGACTAACGAATCCAAAATATGTAATCTAGACAATAGCTTTTGAATTATCCatgttaaattataaaagaagatGGGAAATCGAAGATAGGACGATGTAGTTTTGCACCACATttggatttcaaaatttcGATTTCGAACTTTTAGtatcaaattaagaaaatgattccGTAAATAAAGTTTTGTGCCAATCCAATCCCCATTACTATATATTAGTTCACAAAGATGATGTAGTCATGTAGAGACATCAACTAAACACTAACGGTGCGGCAGATTCTATTCTAGCATCCAAACTCAGATTCATTTCCTAATCAAAACTTCTTTCAACTCGGAGTATTACAATCACTTTCGTATACCGAAAGGAACGTTCTTATTGCATATCAAAACAATCATCCCTAGCTAGAAGTAGCAATTCGTATTCGTTTGGACTCGGCTCACGGCTAACGTACTATTAACCTTGTATGTGGTTTCACACACATGCTTGATGTAAATCCACTTTTGTTCCGCAGTTGATTCACTATACTTCGGGTTATTAAAAAGACTtgatttctaattttaaagattcccatgagtttttttataagttttagcCAAAATCGATCGCATAATATTGAAAATCACTTTTAGATATgtcattttatatgatattgttATAACTTCAACACGCTTAAATGTTAAATACTCTTAAAATAGATTACATGTCAAAATCGTAATCGCATATGTTGTATGTAGTCTATTAtcataataaaattagatcAAATATTTCTAGTGACAATgtaacaaatgaagaaaaaataatgaatcaTGGTGTTTCCTTAACAAGTCAAAGTCTTGAATTTAAATCacaatgtaatgttttttttgtctgtcaattcacaattaaaaaaagaaaattataacaaatcatgattatcttttgaattttttggtGTGTAATACATggattttacaaattatagGGTTGgctttacaaattatatttagagAAATTATTGATCCGAAGACCAAATTCTCTtgtacaaaaacataattttgtagtTCTCTATCAATATAAGTTTAAAGTACACATATAGATAGTAAGCTGGGAAATTGTTGTTGATTAATTAACCATATGAAGAAAATACTATGTCACTCACTTAAAATAGTACACCACTGTAACATAACTTATATAGTTCTTGTAtaatagatagatagagatATACACCAAAACGgtgtaaattaaaatttgcttaatttaaaaagaaatagatagatagatatcTCACACGATAGtgagaaaatatcatattatcaAAGAAATTTCCTTCACTGGAAATTAATCCCACCAACGCAGCAGCTCTAGATAGTCCTCCAGTGATTCACAAACCTCCAGagtatagttttcttttggcaTCGGAATATAAGGTGATATTGTAGAAGCATCGGTCAATGGTTTGGTGGTCTGCGTTATAGCCTCTGGACTCAAATTCATCTCCCCATATAACATATCTTCAGAGTCATCATGATAATTCTCAATGTTTGTCGGTTCACCATCAGATTCATCATCGTTGTTGATTGTGATACTCCTTATGTAGTTTTCAAGGATGTTATTGCCGACACGGTTGACAGTTCGACCACTTTTATTTTGCACCCGACGCTTTGTGGTATTCCAATGGTTCTTAACATTGTTATAGCTCCTCCCCGGAAGTTGCTCTGAGATCTGGATCCATTTGGCACCAATTACTTTGTGTACTTCAATTAGtatttgatcttcttcttcactccaaGTAGTTTTCTGAAATCACATATACGTAAATCATTCTCTTATTATTGTATGTATATGACACTTTTATTGATGGAAGCAAGATACAAACTATAAAGATGCACGTTTTAATAACCCCTCGTAATAActatgagaaaacaaaatttgccAATGTATTTTGTATCCATGATGAGATTATTTGTAAGTATCACATGTAACTcctaaatataaatttttaaaattgttgtgATTAAATCGTTAGCCACACTACTATTCAACTATATGAATTTCAATCTATACTCTATACATGTGTGCGTGAACATTGTAAGAACGTAGTTGCTTTCACACACATATAAGCTGTGATGatcatttatattaaattatgaaaataagaatataggcagatgaaagaaaagaacacCTTAACGTTAGGACGAGCATGGTTATGCCACCTCTCTCTGCATTGTTTTGGTGTTCGTCCTTCAAAATGTTTTGCGACCTTTGTCCATTTTTTGGGTTCAAGTGCCACCAtctctttcaattttctatatacattacaatatattttcacatcctcaaaaaataaaataaaaggcatacaataaaaaaaagttatatgaGAATTCCCAAGGAGGAAATTgaataatagtttttaaatttatttgagaataaaaaaaaaatgaagactTACATGTCCTCAGATTCTGtccatctttttttggtgatgtcacttttcttcaaatatttgCTTGTGCTCGCCTCCTTTTTATTCTCATAAGTTTTTTTCATCTTATCATCTTCAAGTTGATTCATGATTTCGTTGGTTGTATTTTTGATACCTTCTAGCACTGGCACATCAAATAATTGAGGTTCACCCATTACCTTATCAAGAGTTGGCTCATAACCCTTATTAGTCA includes:
- the MYB22 gene encoding myb domain protein 22 (myb domain protein 22 (MYB22); CONTAINS InterPro DOMAIN/s: SANT, DNA-binding (InterPro:IPR001005), Homeodomain-like (InterPro:IPR009057), Myb, DNA-binding (InterPro:IPR014778), HTH transcriptional regulator, Myb-type, DNA-binding (InterPro:IPR017930), Homeodomain-related (InterPro:IPR012287), Myb transcription factor (InterPro:IPR015495); BEST Arabidopsis thaliana protein match is: myb domain protein 100 (TAIR:AT2G25230.1); Has 30201 Blast hits to 17322 proteins in 780 species: Archae - 12; Bacteria - 1396; Metazoa - 17338; Fungi - 3422; Plants - 5037; Viruses - 0; Other Eukaryotes - 2996 (source: NCBI BLink).), which codes for MGEPQLFDVPVLEGIKNTTNEIMNQLEDDKMKKTYENKKEASTSKYLKKSDITKKRWTESEDIKLKEMVALEPKKWTKVAKHFEGRTPKQCRERWHNHARPNVKKTTWSEEEDQILIEVHKVIGAKWIQISEQLPGRSYNNVKNHWNTTKRRVQNKSGRTVNRVGNNILENYIRSITINNDDESDGEPTNIENYHDDSEDMLYGEMNLSPEAITQTTKPLTDASTISPYIPMPKENYTLEVCESLEDYLELLRWWD